CATTCCTACGTCAGAGATGTAGGCTGTTCCTTTTGGCAATATACGATTGTCAGCTGTTTGAACGTGCGTATGAGTGCCGACAACAGCGCTGACACGACCGTCCACATACCAGCTAATCGCTTGCTTTTCACTTGTTGTTTCAGCATGAAAATCAATAAAAATAAGCGGAGTGCGCTGACGTGCTTCTTCAATCAGTTCATCTGCTTTTTGAAATGGACAATCAAGCGGAGCCATAAACGTGCGCCCTTGTAAATTAATCACGGCTACCTCAAGCTGATTGTACGTAAAATACGTAATTCCCTTGCCCGGTGTACCTTCAGGAAAATTAGCTGGACGAACAAGATTTTTTGCATCGTCAATAAAATCAAAAATTTCACGTTTGTCCCACGCATGGTTACCAAGAGTAATAATGTTAGCCCCTGCTTGTAAGAACTGACGATAAATCTTTTCGGTAATTCCTTTTCCTGAAGCTGCATTTTCTCCATTCACAATTGTAAGTCCCGGAGAGTATTTTCTTTTTAATCTCGGTAAATATTCTTCAACCATTTCACGGCCTGGAGAACCAACTACGTCTCCAATAAATAAAATTCTCATGTAAAAGCTCCTATACTTCATTCTTAATCTGCATCTTCATCTCTACGAAAAAAAATAAAGTGGCGAAACGCCACTTCATTTTTATTTTGCATACTCTACTGCTCTTGTTTCGCGAATAACCGTTACTTTGATGTGGCCAGGATAATCCAGCTCATCTTCAATTCGTTTTCGGATATCTCGAGCAAGTCGATGCGCTTCTAGATCACCAATCGTATCTGGTTTCACCATAATACGAACTTCACGCCCTGCTTGAATTGCAAATGATTTTTCAACGCCTTCATAAGACTCTGAAATTTCTTCTAACTTTTCAAGACGACGAATGTAGTTTTCTAACGTCTCACTGCGAGCACCTGGTCTTGCAGCAGATAATGCATCCGCTGCTGCAACTAGTACAGCAATGATTGATGTTGGTTCTGTATCTCCATGGTGAGAAGCAATCGCGTTAATAACAACCGGATGTTCTTTATACTTTGTAGCTAATTCAACACCGATTTCTACGTGGCTTCCTTCTACCTCATGGTCAATTGCTTTACCAATATCATGTAACAATCCTGCTCGTTTGGCTAACGTTTCATCTTCACCTAATTCAGCAGCCATAAGTCCTGATAAATGCGCTACTTCCATTGAATGTTTCAGCACATTTTGACCATAGCTTGTTCTAAATTTTAAGCGCCCAAGAATTTTCATCAAGTCTGGGTGCAACCCATGAACACCGACTTCAAACGTCGTTTGTTCACCGACTTCACGAATATATTCGTCCACTTCGCGGCGAGATTTTTCAACCATTTCTTCAATACGTGCGGGATGGATACGACCATCTTGAACGAGTTTATCAAGTGCAATTCTTGCTGTCTCACGACGAATTGGGTCAAATCCTGATAAAATAACTGCTTCTGGCGTATCATCAATAATAAGATCAATTCCTGTCAAAGTTTCAAGCGTACGGATGTTTCGACCTTCTCGACCGATAATTCGGCCTTTCATTTCGTCATTTGGCAAGTTAACAACTGAGACAGTCGTTTCAGCAACATGATCTGCTGCGCAACGCTGAATAGCAAGTGAAAGAATTTCTTTCGCCTTTTTATCGGCGTCTTCTTTTGCACGGTTTTCTGTTTCTTTTACCATTATTGCAATGTCGTGGGAAAGTTCATTTTCAACACGATCTAAAATAATCGCTCTTGCATCTTCTCTTGTTAAGCTTGAAATGCGCTCTAGCTCTGTTTGCTGTGCACGTACTACTTCTTCAACTTTGCTTTCCATCTCTTCAATATGCTGTTGTTTAACAGTAAGAGAATCATCTTTCTTTTCAAGTAACGCTTCACGTTTATCAAGTGATTCGTCTTTACGATCAAGATTTTCCTCTTTTTGCATTAATCGATTTTCTTGTTTTTGAAGTTCTGCTCGACGATCACGAATATCTTGTTCTGCCTCTGTACGAAGCTGATGGATTTCATCCTTCGCTTCTAGTAAAGCTTCTTTTTTCAAAGCTTCCGCCTCGCGGGTTCCTTCATCAATAATTTGTTCTGCACTAGACTTTGCTCCCGCAATTTTAGCTTCAGCAATCGATTTACAAACAAAAAAGCCAACAACTGCACCGACGATTAGGCCAAGCAAAGCGAAGATGATTGTATTAGTATCCATCATTTCACCTCCCCTTGCTATAAACTTGTAAGTTTTAAATTTCATGTCGGCATGTACATCGTATTCACCTTTCAATATACACACAAAGGCTTTTAAACGCTAAAATGTTTTAAAAAGGGAAAATATACATCTTAATTGTAAATCTGTGCATTTTTATTGTCAAGCCTGCCTCTACAGTATATATTGAAATTTCGCATGTTACTTTTCTAGCATTAACAATTTTTACAAAAAAAAGACCCCTTCTTTGAAATAGAGGAGTCTTTTTTTATCTCGCAGCAAATTAAATATTTAAATCGCCTTGATCGTCATCCTCAGGAGCTGGCTCTCCATCTTGGTCTAAACCATGATGTTCACGCACTTGTCCCGCAATTTCCTGACGAATATCAGTATTTTCTTTTAAGAATTGCTTTGCATTTTCACGGCCTTGACCTAGACGCTCGTCATTATATGAATACCAAGATCCACTTTTTTGGACAATATCTAGTTCAGAAGCGATATCCAAAATTTCACCCTCTTTTGAAATACCTTCTCCGTACATAATATCTACTTCGGCAGCACGGAAAGGCGGAGCTACTTTATTTTTCACAACTTTAATTCTTGTTTTGTTACCTACGATATCATTTCCTTGCTTTAACTGCTCTGCACGACGCACTTCTAGACGCACTGAAGAGTAGAATTTAAGCGCACGTCCACCAGGAGTTGTTTCAGGGTTACCAAACATTACGCCGACTTTTTCACGAATTTGGTTAATAAAGATAGCGATTGTTTTAGACTTGTTAATAGCTCCAGATAGTTTACGCAATGCTTGAGACATTAAACGAGCTTGTAGACCCACGTGAGAGTCTCCCATTTCTCCTTCAATTTCCGCTTTTGGCACTAACGCTGCTACTGAGTCAACAACAATAATATCTACTGCGCCGCTTCGAACTAAAGCTTCAGCGATTTCTAAAGCTTGTTCTCCTGTATCAGGCTGAGATAATAACAGCTCATCAATATTAACACCTAATTTTTGAGCATATACAGGATCTAACGCGTGCTCCGCATCGATAAATGCAGCCTGTCCGCCCTGCTGTTGAACTTCTGCAATCGCGTGAAGAGCAACTGTTGTTTTACCTGAGCTTTCTGGGCCATATACTTCCACCACACGTCCACGTGGATATCCACCTACGCCTAAAGCTATATCTAATGCTAATGAACCACTTGGAATTGTAGAAATTCTTTTTTCCGTTTGTTCACCTAATTTCATAATTGAACCTTTACCAAATTGCTTTTCAATTTGCTTTAAAGCCATATCAAGGGCTGCTTGACGATCGTTCACTCAATTTCCTCCTCTATCTCTTTGAAATCATCTATAAACTGCAAACTTACTACGATGTAGTAGCAATGTCGAATTAACAACTTTCTATAACTTACTATACTAGTTTTTAGGTCGTTTGACAAGCAAAAAGCGAATAAATGTTCGTTTTTTATAAAATTAAAAAAAGGCTGCTTTGGTAAAACTAAGCAGCCTTTTTTCTTTATTTTTTTATCGTCTTCAATACGTAATGACAGCCGTAATTAACCGTTCGTGAACGAATTCCTTGGCGGCTTCCAGATAGCTGCAAACTGTAAACTTGAGGAGTTTGATCCTTATAAGCGACCCCTATATGCACTGTTCCTACAGGGTGTCCTTCTTGTTTAGAGGGTCCAGCTACACCCGTAAAACCGATGCCAATATCCGTTTTGTATAACTGTTGAATACGCTGAGCCATTTCAGCCGCGCACTGCTCGCTAACAGCTCCGTACTGATTCAGCGTGTGTTCGCTCACTCCGAGAATATTTTGCTTGATTTCATAATGATAGGCTACCAGGCTGCCTTTAACAACTTCTCCAGCACCTGAAACAGTTGTTAAACGTTCGCTGAATAACCCGCCGGTTAAACTTTCGGCTGAAGCAATCGTCAAGCCTTGTGCCGTTAATTCTTTTACCAATTCATTATGTAAAGAAGTTGCTTCGTATCCATATAAATACTCGCCTACGCGCTCTGAAATGGTTTTTTCCACTTCGTCTAACATGCGCTGTGCTTCAGCAGCATCAGCGTGCTTAGCAGTTAAGCGAAGCGTCACTTCTCCATCTCCTGCAAGCGGTGCAATCGTCGGGTTTGTTTGCGCATCAAGCAAATCTTCAATTTCCGTCTCAAGCTGTGATTCTCCTATTCCGAAAAAACGAAGAACGCGTGATTCAATACTTTCTTTTAATTCAAGCTTTTGAGCTAAAAATTCTTGACCATATGCTTCATACATTGGATAGAGCTCTTTTGGCGGCCCTGGGAATAGCATATAGTGTTTTCCCTCTACTGTAAGCCCCATACCTGGAGCCATTCCGTAATCATTAGGGAGCACTGTCGAACCTTCAAGTACAATTGCCTGTTTTTTATTGTTAGGTGTCATGATACGATTTGACTGTTTGAAATAGGCTTCAATGCTTTCAAGTGCTTCCGCATTTGTTGTCAACTCTACTCCTAGCACACTCGCAATTGTTTCTTTTGTTAAATCATCTTTTGTAGGACCAAGCCCGCCTGTGAAAATAATTAACTCTGCACGTGTTTGAGCTGTAGCAATCACTTCTTTCAAGCGCTGTGCATTATCTCCTACTACTGTATGATAGTAAACATTAATTCCAAGTTCGGCTAATTTTTTCGATAAATACTGAGCGTTTGTATTGGCAATTTGCCCAAGCAGCAGCTCAGAGCCGACTCCAATAATTTCAGCGTTCATCATATCATCTCCATCTTACTTATTTTGAATTAACAAAAGCCTGTTTGTTTTTAGCAAAGTAGTCCCAGCCTGAAATAACCGTAAAAATCACTGAGATCCAAAGCATTAC
The genomic region above belongs to Priestia megaterium and contains:
- the rny gene encoding ribonuclease Y; amino-acid sequence: MDTNTIIFALLGLIVGAVVGFFVCKSIAEAKIAGAKSSAEQIIDEGTREAEALKKEALLEAKDEIHQLRTEAEQDIRDRRAELQKQENRLMQKEENLDRKDESLDKREALLEKKDDSLTVKQQHIEEMESKVEEVVRAQQTELERISSLTREDARAIILDRVENELSHDIAIMVKETENRAKEDADKKAKEILSLAIQRCAADHVAETTVSVVNLPNDEMKGRIIGREGRNIRTLETLTGIDLIIDDTPEAVILSGFDPIRRETARIALDKLVQDGRIHPARIEEMVEKSRREVDEYIREVGEQTTFEVGVHGLHPDLMKILGRLKFRTSYGQNVLKHSMEVAHLSGLMAAELGEDETLAKRAGLLHDIGKAIDHEVEGSHVEIGVELATKYKEHPVVINAIASHHGDTEPTSIIAVLVAAADALSAARPGARSETLENYIRRLEKLEEISESYEGVEKSFAIQAGREVRIMVKPDTIGDLEAHRLARDIRKRIEDELDYPGHIKVTVIRETRAVEYAK
- a CDS encoding TIGR00282 family metallophosphoesterase — translated: MRILFIGDVVGSPGREMVEEYLPRLKRKYSPGLTIVNGENAASGKGITEKIYRQFLQAGANIITLGNHAWDKREIFDFIDDAKNLVRPANFPEGTPGKGITYFTYNQLEVAVINLQGRTFMAPLDCPFQKADELIEEARQRTPLIFIDFHAETTSEKQAISWYVDGRVSAVVGTHTHVQTADNRILPKGTAYISDVGMTGPYDGILGMEREAVIKRFLTSLPVRFEVPKEGRTQLSGIVIDIDQKTGKATKTERILINEDHPFFE
- a CDS encoding competence/damage-inducible protein A — encoded protein: MMNAEIIGVGSELLLGQIANTNAQYLSKKLAELGINVYYHTVVGDNAQRLKEVIATAQTRAELIIFTGGLGPTKDDLTKETIASVLGVELTTNAEALESIEAYFKQSNRIMTPNNKKQAIVLEGSTVLPNDYGMAPGMGLTVEGKHYMLFPGPPKELYPMYEAYGQEFLAQKLELKESIESRVLRFFGIGESQLETEIEDLLDAQTNPTIAPLAGDGEVTLRLTAKHADAAEAQRMLDEVEKTISERVGEYLYGYEATSLHNELVKELTAQGLTIASAESLTGGLFSERLTTVSGAGEVVKGSLVAYHYEIKQNILGVSEHTLNQYGAVSEQCAAEMAQRIQQLYKTDIGIGFTGVAGPSKQEGHPVGTVHIGVAYKDQTPQVYSLQLSGSRQGIRSRTVNYGCHYVLKTIKK
- the recA gene encoding recombinase RecA, producing MNDRQAALDMALKQIEKQFGKGSIMKLGEQTEKRISTIPSGSLALDIALGVGGYPRGRVVEVYGPESSGKTTVALHAIAEVQQQGGQAAFIDAEHALDPVYAQKLGVNIDELLLSQPDTGEQALEIAEALVRSGAVDIIVVDSVAALVPKAEIEGEMGDSHVGLQARLMSQALRKLSGAINKSKTIAIFINQIREKVGVMFGNPETTPGGRALKFYSSVRLEVRRAEQLKQGNDIVGNKTRIKVVKNKVAPPFRAAEVDIMYGEGISKEGEILDIASELDIVQKSGSWYSYNDERLGQGRENAKQFLKENTDIRQEIAGQVREHHGLDQDGEPAPEDDDQGDLNI